The Methylomonas montana DNA window TTGGCTAAGCATGCCGTGCATTGTGTGGCGTCCGGTTCGCTGTTACTGCTGTATAGCGATTCGGCCAGTTGGGCATCGCAAATTCGGTTTTTTAATCGAGGAATATTGGATAAGTTGCATGCCGCCGGTCAACTGCATATCGTCAGATTGCAAGTGCGTATTGTCGCGCCGCAGGCAGAGCCGCTTCGACCAAAACGCGGAGCTCGCTTGCCGTCTGCGGAAAATATCGGACTGATTTGCGATCAGGCTAATCGAGCCGATGATCAGGATGTCTTGGGCGCCGCTTTGGCGCGATTAGGCGCGGCCTTGATTCGACGCTCAGGGGAAGGCTAGCGTTATTTAGTGCCGTCGGGCCGACCATGATGAATCGGCGACGGACACTAAACCGTTTGAATGCAAACTTAGCCGGTGGCTCGCGCCGAACTCTGGGCGGAATGCATGAAAGAAATAGGCGCTTCTTCGGCAGTGTCGAAGGTGACCATTTCCCAAGCATCCTTGTCGTTCAGCAAGGTCAGCAACAGTTTGTTGTTGAGCGCATGGCCGGACTTAAAGCCTCGGTATTCGCCAATCAGGCTATGTCCCAGCAAATATAGGTCGCCGATGGCGTCGAGAATTTTGTGTTTGACGAATTCGTCGGCATAGCGCAGGCCATCTTCGTTCAAAATCTTATCGTCGTCGACCACGATGGCGTTATCCAGGCTGCCGCCCAGCGCCAGATTGTTTTCGCGCAGGAATTCGATGTCCTTCATGAATCCGAAGGTGCGTGCCCGGCTGACTTCCTTGACGAAAGTGGTCGAGGAGAAATCCATCACCGCGGTTTTCAGATGGTCGGAAAACGCCGGATGTTCGAAATCGATGGTGAAGGTGACTTTAAAGCCCTCGAAGGGTTCAAAGGCGGCCCATTTGTCACCGTCTTCGACGCGAATCGAGCGTTTGATGCGAATATATTGCTTGGGTACATCCTGTTCGACGACGCCGGCCGACTGTAACAGGAATACGAATGGTCCGGCGCTGCCGTCCATGATAGGCACTTCGGCGGCGCTGACATCGACAATGGCGTTGTCTATGCCCAAACCCGCTAGCGCCGACAACAAATGTTCGACGGTTGACACCTTGACGCCGTCGCGGACCAAGGTCGTGGACAGCTTGGTTTCGCCGACATTTTCCGGGCGCGCGGTTATCGTCACCGGCGTTTCCAGATCGACGCGACGGAAGCGGATGCCGGTATCCGGTTCGGAGGGATGCAGGGTCAGATAGACCTTATCGCCGGTATGCAAACCCACGCCGGTGGCTCGGATAGTGTTTTTTAAGGTACGCTGTTTAATCATGAAATGCCGACAAATAGGTAAAACAAGGCGAGGGAGTCTATCACAGATTACGCGATAGCTCCCCTCGAAACTTGGCTTGGCCGCCTCATGGAAGCGCCGCAATCGGCCCTTAGTCCGCTTGGCGTCTCAAGAAAGCCGGTACGTCCAGGTAATCCAGGTCCACGTCGTTTCTGGGTTGCGCGCCGAAGCGAGATTCCCGTGTCGATTCCTGTTTTTGCTGACGCACGATGGTCGGTTTGTCCAATTGATCGTAATTGATCTCGCCGGCCGCCACTTTTTTCACCAAACTGATTGGCGTAGCGGCTTGTTTGGCTTTCTCCCCCATGCCGGTAGCCACAACGGTGACCTTGATTTCGGTGCCCATCGCCGGATTGACCGCCATACCGATTTTCATGTCGGCATCGTCGGAAGCGAAAGCATGCATGATGCTGCCGATTTCGTCGAACTCGTTCAAACCCAAGTCGCCGTTGGAAGTGACGTTAACCAAGATGCCGCGCGCGCCTTGCAGATTGTTATCGTCCAGCAACGGGCAGGCAATGGCTTTTTCCGCCGCCAAACGTGCACGGTTTTCGCCGCTGGCCACGCCGGTACCCATGATCGCGCTGCCCATATTGGACATCACGGTTTTGACGTCGGCAAAGTCGACGTTCATCAGGCCAGGGTGAGTAATCAGCTCGGTAATGCCTTGTACCGCATCGCGCAATACATCGTTGGCCGCACGGAACGCTTCGACCAAGGATTTATTGTTGCCCAGAGTCGGTAACAATTTTTGGTTAGGAATAATGATCAATGAATCGACCAGTTTTTCCAGTTCGCGCAAACCGGCATCGGCCACGCCTTTTTTCTTGGAACCTTCAAAATCGAAAGGTTTGGATACGACGGCTACGGTCAAAACACCCAACTCTTTAGCCACTTCGGCAAACACCGCGATCGCGCCGGTACCGGTACCGCCGCCCATGCCGGCAGTCAGGAACACCATGTCGGCGCCGGAGATGACTTCGCGGATGCGGTCGCGATTTTCTTCGGCCGCCGCTCTGCCTACTTCGGGACGGGTGCCGGCACCCAGACCCTTGGTCAATTCCACGCCCAATTGCACGATGGATTCCACGCTCATTTCCCGCAGGGCTTGGGCGTCGG harbors:
- a CDS encoding DciA family protein, which codes for MRFTIGANVIVLKTDMKKTGFKSALDFKNNQLASCLDKIAAQQALLGIVKSALPTDLAKHAVHCVASGSLLLLYSDSASWASQIRFFNRGILDKLHAAGQLHIVRLQVRIVAPQAEPLRPKRGARLPSAENIGLICDQANRADDQDVLGAALARLGAALIRRSGEG
- the ftsZ gene encoding cell division protein FtsZ; amino-acid sequence: MKYELLDSSGTAVIKVIGVGGGGGNAVNHMVEDGIDGVQFICANTDAQALREMSVESIVQLGVELTKGLGAGTRPEVGRAAAEENRDRIREVISGADMVFLTAGMGGGTGTGAIAVFAEVAKELGVLTVAVVSKPFDFEGSKKKGVADAGLRELEKLVDSLIIIPNQKLLPTLGNNKSLVEAFRAANDVLRDAVQGITELITHPGLMNVDFADVKTVMSNMGSAIMGTGVASGENRARLAAEKAIACPLLDDNNLQGARGILVNVTSNGDLGLNEFDEIGSIMHAFASDDADMKIGMAVNPAMGTEIKVTVVATGMGEKAKQAATPISLVKKVAAGEINYDQLDKPTIVRQQKQESTRESRFGAQPRNDVDLDYLDVPAFLRRQAD
- the lpxC gene encoding UDP-3-O-acyl-N-acetylglucosamine deacetylase — its product is MIKQRTLKNTIRATGVGLHTGDKVYLTLHPSEPDTGIRFRRVDLETPVTITARPENVGETKLSTTLVRDGVKVSTVEHLLSALAGLGIDNAIVDVSAAEVPIMDGSAGPFVFLLQSAGVVEQDVPKQYIRIKRSIRVEDGDKWAAFEPFEGFKVTFTIDFEHPAFSDHLKTAVMDFSSTTFVKEVSRARTFGFMKDIEFLRENNLALGGSLDNAIVVDDDKILNEDGLRYADEFVKHKILDAIGDLYLLGHSLIGEYRGFKSGHALNNKLLLTLLNDKDAWEMVTFDTAEEAPISFMHSAQSSARATG